The following coding sequences are from one Ammospiza nelsoni isolate bAmmNel1 chromosome 5, bAmmNel1.pri, whole genome shotgun sequence window:
- the RASD2 gene encoding GTP-binding protein Rhes → MMKTLSGGNCNLNVPAKNSYRMVVLGASRVGKSSIVSRFLNGRFEDQYTPTIEDFHRKVYNIRGDMYQLDILDTSGNHPFPAMRRLSILTGDVFILVFSLDNRESFDEVKRLQKQILEVKSCLKNKTKESADLPMVICGNKNDHSEIFRKVRTDEGENLVSSDENCAYFEVSAKKNTNVDEMFYVLFSMAKLPHEMSPSLHRKISIQYGDAFQQKSFRMRRVKDMDAYGMISPFARRPSVNSDLKYIKSKVLREGQSREREKCTVQ, encoded by the exons ATGATGAAGACACTGTCTGGAGGAAACTGCAACCTGAACGTGCCAGCCAAGAACTCGTACCgcatggtggtgctgggagccTCCAGGGTGGGGAAAAGCTCCATCGTCTCTCGCTTCCTCAACGGCCGCTTCGAGGATCAGTACACTCCCACCATCGAGGACTTCCATCGCAAGGTCTACAACATACGGGGAGACATGTATCAGCTGGACATCCTGGACACCTCTGGGAATCACCCTTTCCCTGCCATGAGGAGGCTTTCCATCCTAACAG ggGATGTTTTCATCCTagtgttcagcctggacaatAGAGAATCCTTTGATGAGGTCAAGCGACTCCAGAAACAGATCCTTGAGGTCAAATCCTGCCTGAAGAACAAGACAAAGGAATCAGCTGACCTCCCCATGGTCATCTGTGGCAACAAAAATGACCACAGTGAAATCTTCCGCAAGGTACGCACTGACGAAGGTGAGAATCTTGTCTCCAGTGATGAAAACTGTGCTTACTTCGAAGTGTCGGCCAAGAAGAACACCAATGTGGATGAGATGTTTTATGTCCTCTTCAGCATGGCCAAGCTACCTCATGAGATGAGCCCTTCCCTCCACAGGAAAATCTCCATCCAGTATGGTGACGCTTTCCAGCAGAAATCCTTCCGGATGCGCCGAGTCAAGGACATGGATGCCTATGGCATGATCTCTCCCTTCGCTCGCCGGCCAAGTGTCAACAGTGACCTGAAGTACATCAAATCAAAAGTTCTCAGGGAAGGGCAGtccagggagagagagaaatgcaCAGTCCAGTGA